TATACTTTGTGTAGAGTGTCTTGTGCCGGAGAAACTTTAGAGAATCGGCGGAGACACACACTAAAGTTGATGAGTTTGAATGTTTGATCTCTCAATAGAACAACAATTTGACCTAAGTGATACAAGAATCAAACAATGTTACACAACATCGTATGACATATTCTTAATCTTTATGTCGTCTAAGTTAATGTTTTGGTGAGGTAATATCTaacttacaaaattttatgtaattCTATTTCTCTTGGGGATTAATCCCCATCCATAAACCTTAACATACGTTTTCCTAAATTCTACAAGAAATAAATTAcggaaccaaacaaaataaaataatagaaaagaaaaacaattaaggactgattttaagtttcaattttcaaaataggTACTTTTCGTGTAAAGATCTTGGTAACTCCGACTATGCATaagatttggagaaaaaatgtttataggtctatttgtagattttttcttacatgGATTCTATGTTTTAacatattcacaaaaaaaaaaaatgagttgtataagtttttgttgttacaaCTTTTGATTCATatcttactttgttttgttgaaatgtCAAATTTATTGCTTAACAACAGAAATAAGTTCATATAGAAATGGGGAAAATGAATTGAATGAAATTAATAACTTTCAATCTGAACCGTTGAATTATTCAATCCCTAGATGTCTTGAAGCTACCCTCAAAGTTATGTGATGACATGAACTCGCGATCTCTCTTTGACTCCATGATCCAAATCGCGTCTAAAACAAAGAACATCACGAAAAAACAGATAACTCTTAGCATATtaactcaaatcaaaatccaaaaagtgCTACATCTAGGTCTAAGTCTTACCTACAACTCCATAAAatttctttaccaaaaaatgaaaaaaagaaaaaatcagcTTGTACatatttaaacataatttaaagaattatttatatttatttattgaaaaatcttataaatatcattttaacaaaaacattctATTACCCAtccttgtttcttttaaacatCAAAACGATGGTGTTTCTTACGACTAAAAGACGGATGGCCCAATTGTGAGCGGTACAAGAATTTTTCTAGGGTGTACTTCAAATGGGAGCCACCGGCTTACCAGAGTTTGGTtgggtttttggattttgttcttttggtcTTTTACAGACGCACGAGAGAGAATCTCAGACTTTAAACAGAAGCAAAGAAAAGTGGACGAAGTGGCCCTTTCCGACAAAAACGTTTCGCGTCCGGTCCTCTCTTCTACTCATTCCAAGTGTCGATTGGCCAGTAGTCCAGCATGAGctacttaattttgttttgccaaCGAGCTAACTTTATTAGAACTACATAATGCAGCACTTTGACttaaaaatttagtattaatgattataaaatatcatacTGAGAACTTTGCaacttttgtttattggaAAAAGGATTGTAATCTTGCTAATGGAGTATTATTTTCTCCTCTATCTAGCTGATGTAGAAATTAGATCACTTTtctataactaaataattaatggaTTTTCAACAGAGATTCTCAACATGagtaaactattttttttttttttatgaataaaatataaaatttattcgaaaaaaaacttttttacatCAAGTGCAACGTTTGTTTAGAAATTTGTTATACAAGtcagaagataaaaaaaaaaccctaagcTTTTGCAATTATCTCGAGGCAAACCAAGCTTGCATACATCCATCATATCTTCGGTCACCTTGTTCACGGATCAAGGATAGCCAGTTTCGGACTTGTTTGTTGTCTGGTCATTTGCGCCGGTGGTAAAAGAGTTTCTCCATGCCTCCTGTTGTTACGCTCCTTCCATATAGAGTAGATTGCAAGCTGGAAAGCATACCTTGTTACTATAGagtaaactatttttttactatttaaagtatttataaaaattgaatatgttTACTATTTAAAGTATTTAAGGTAGCTAGTCAAATAAgattaaaatctcaaaaaaaagaaaaggattgAGCTCATAGTCCCGTTTATATTTAAAGTTTGgtaaaaaagtatttttaaaaaatgattgttGATTTGGAAAGCCAAAGTGACacgaaataagaaaaatattaaaaaaaaaaaaagtgttacaaaaatcattaaatatgtgatattgtaaataaattttattttgtcaacacTATAGATTATACTCAATTTAAAAGATCATATTTAACTAATAtgaatcaaacatatatatatttttttttaaaagaactCTTTAATACCATTGTGTCACAAGaaacataataaaatttgagttaCGCTAGAAGCCTAGAATACATATGGATTTCTTCAGttcatcaaatattttgtggtcatttttcagttttgaagTGTTCATAACGAATTTTCGGATTCTACCAGAAATTGAATTTGTTCGGTTGTGATGGATTGTTACTGGTGCGTGGGATGGACAATTCAGCCACACtgaagagagaatcaaaatAAGATCCTTCTAATAAGTGGTGAAAGAGTAGCTCCTTCTGTCTTGTTCCGTGTATGTTTTCCcttttatataaacatacTCAGGATTGCCTcccgaaaaaacaaaaattgatttatcCTCCTGAGAAAGAACAGAATGGAACAATGTGACTGTATAGGTATGGTAGCTATAGAATCACTCCAAAGAAAAACCATTTTTACATTCGTTTGTCACATAAATTCAACCATCACTAAAAGCTTTAATATATTAAGTTATTGaacacatatattttatatacacacacacataacaGTATATGTATTTaagataacaagaaaataataaagaaatgaagCTTTATTATCATATCCATggaatttaaaattaaaaacatggcccaacaaaaaaaaagaacggGAAAAATGGACCACCCGTGTGTGAACCAGATATGAAAAGTCTGAATTATAAAATCTTAGTGCTCAAACTTTATCCTTACATTCTTTTTGCTCTCTTTATAGATAACCTATAGAGACatacacacatacatacatcagtatgcatatatataggTGGTTGCAAGGCTTACCCAAATCTCTCTTCAACTTGCCATAACATTTACTCTCTTTGGACAAAGACACAGACAGAGAGATagataaaaacagagaattgtCATAGAACCAATTCAGagagaacgagagagagagagagagaaatgggGAGACAACCATGCTGTGACAAAGTAGGGTTGAAGAAAGGACCATGGACTGCAGAAGAGGATAGGAAGCTCATAAACTTCATCCTTACCAATGGACAATGTTGTTGGAGAGCTGTTCCTAAGCTTTCTGGTCTTCTTAGGTGTGGCAAGAGTTGCAGACTTCGTTGGACTAACTATCTTAGACCAGACCTTAAGAGAGGTCTTCTCTCTGATTACGAAGAGAAGATGGTCATTGATCTCCATTCCCAGCTTGGAAACAGGTTAACAAACGTTTCTTACTTGTGCTTTAAGTTTCgatatgttctgtttttgagattttgttttttgtatgtaaAGGTGGTCAAAGATAGCTTCTCATTTACCAGGAAGAACAGACaacgaaatcaagaatcaTTGGAACACTCACATCAAGAAGAAGTTGAGGAAAATGGGGATTGATCCTCTTACACATAAACCACTCTCTATCGTCgaaaaagaagacgaagaaccCTTAAAGAAGCTACAGAATAATACAGTTCCTTTTCAAGAAACAATGGAGCGTCCTTTAGAGAACAACATCAAGAACATATCAAGACTTGAAGAGTCTTTAGGTGATGATCAATTCATGGAGATAAATCTTGAGTATGGTGTCGAAGATGTCCCTCTTATTGAAACAGAGTCTTTAGACCTTATCTGCAGCAATTCAACAATGTCTTCATCCACGTCCACATCTTCGCATTCTTCTAATGATTCGAGTTTCTTGAAGGATTTGCAGTTCCCGGAGTTCGAGTGGTCCGACTATGGTAATAgtaataatgataataataatggTGTGGACAACATTATAGAGAACAATATGATGAGCCTGTGGGAAATTAGTGACTTTAGCAGTTTGGATTTGCTGCTTAATGATGAGAGTTCTTCCACTTTTGGGTTGTTTTGAATTCATTCTTAAGAATAtggtttcttttgtaaaaGAATGGAAACTATGGGGTGGGGGAAACAGAAAAACCTAAATACCCTTCGTTACTCTAGTTTTTGAGGGATTTGAGAGAACGTTTTTTTACTTGTGAgaaatttagaaacaaaaataaagtttatttattttgtacaGACAAAAAGAGTTAAGAGAGAAATGTGTCTTTggtccatttctttttttgctttgtataTTGGGTTCCATACTTCCTCGTGTTCAGGCTAACTATCActtgaaaatagaaataagACACTTGTAGTTTCATCTATCATACTTTTTTAGGCATATAAGTCTTGCGTAATATAATAAGAATatcacaaatttcaaaaagtaTGATGGTACATGTATGTTAACTATACAAGCTAATACATTTACCTACTTATATTACCATAATACATTTACTTTTGCCTCTATAGTTAAACAGGTTCTCTATAGGAAAACTTCAAATTGATCTATCTATTAAAAGGTAATGCTAACACCATGtaacaaaattatgaattttcacaattaaacaaaaaagaaggatgAGGTCcacataattaattttagGTGAGAGAAATGAGGTGTAACGATCTGCTTAGACTATGACTTTCCTGAAAGTCTTGAAGATTACAATGCCACAAAATATGTGGTCTGAGTAAGATGTCaacttaagattttaaaattttattaaaataatttaattttttataagaaaaattatatattatatgtctTTGGTCGTTTTATATGTTAAATTGTTACCACACCGGGTCAAACAATCGcaaaagtatttgtttttaacctTGTCAATAATTTGTACCAAAACCTGAACTTTGGCTTTGGAAAAAGATAGTGAGGGATTAAACTTAGGAATTAAATTACCCTAAATGATATGACGAATATTTCACTCAAAACATTAAACCACATTATGTTTTCCATaagatattaatataaatacatCATATATTTCAGACAAGAATTCAAAATacagaatgttttttttattagtatgtGTTCTTTCTCTGTGCTTTTTACGCcgaagaaaaaatatacacTACTTCTCTTACCAAATTATGAGTCAATATTTTGAGAATGATAACAATAATGTTATACATTGCATAAACCAGTAATTAAATAACTCTACCatagattttatttgtaagttttatttcttttgggTTGGCTCCTCTGTGATTTTGATATCGCCtaagaaatatttgattagaatgataaaataatgaatatatgttttaagaaaatgaatatgaTTGATGAAAGGTTATTGAAGcatttgtaagaaataaaataaggtAGCTCATATATATCGTTGTCTTTGTCTTCACTtagaaaaatctaaatcttGTTTTCACTTGTAATCTAAAACCGTAGAATACGAGTAACAATGACTTCTTCCTAACCAAAATTCATATacgtttctttatttgttttttggtccTAAATTTTGACTTTGGACATAAGCGATTCTTTAGAAATTTATACGCATGGATCATCGTTGGGCacattttactattcaaatgaaaatgatgGAACCTTTAAAAATGGATTAAGTTAACGAGAAAAGTCGAAATGGAAATGAAATGGAAAtggattttaacaaaacaaaaaggttgaAATGGATTAAGTTTGACATTTGTATGACCATAAATACAGAACGATCGAACTCATGGTTAAGATACGAAATAAGAATTATAGAGataggaatatatatatatatatatgtatataaactaattaagaaTATAGACATATCTAACTAGTCACATAGTCATAATAGTGTAAAGTTACATAAGCTTAATAAGAATAAGAGGGAAATGaaatcctttttcttttagtttccaTAAGCTTAATAAGATCAAGAAAGTACTCTCAACCataaatggttttattttattttaatacaaactaatgctttttaattttaggtaagaggattttgatttatacataaaagttatattttaaaacatcacTTAAGCAAAACAATAGCtgtgaattatttattaagcTTAAGTAGAAAccttaattttatttagtatatgAATTAATAACCATATAATGCCgatttatttaaaacaaattacggatgttaatatcataaataaattatacatttatcACACATGTTAAGCAAATAACATGAATTTTACAcatattaaaaagtaaaatcaaaTGTAACATTAGTTTacatgactttttttttttttgttaattggaTATTATTAATCACGTTATTTTACATGATATcatgttatgtttttgaatcacaacaaaaatcacttatatattgtatttttttttaataaaccaTAGAAGATCCAAACCTTCAACCCATAATTTTTCCAAGTAACTGAATTCAGTTTATTCCTGCCTATGTGATCTATCATACTCaccatattattattttttaagatataGTCGTATAGTGTTTTAAAGAATTTCTGAGAATAAACTAGACATGTCGAATGTTTATAAGGATTATGAGTGGATGTCTCATTATGAATAGATAGAAGACCATAAAAAGCCTTCATTGACACCGAATTTCTGAATTAAATGTCTTGACAGAAAACACACATGTCTACATCATTTGGGTGTATTACTCAGTCTCATCGTCATGCTGATctaataatttgattattttagaGTAAAAGAATCGAAGATAgtaatgttgtttttttaggTCAAACTTGATGtgatttttagaaatatatttccTTTTCTATCAAGCACTTTGTCCTATAAGAACCGCGTCATCATAAAACAGTCAAAACTAATTGATGACGGTATAGTTTATAGTGATATATGTATTATTGTGGATATGactttcttttagttttgaatgTGATTTGGTAGATCCTTTTCGTTTAGTGGATGATATTTGATACTTGATTAGTATGATAGAAAGTCACTAAAAATGAGCTTTGAGAATGTTGAAACCTAATTGGTGGAGAGAATTAACAGCAATAAGTTTAAGTGATCCAATTGTTCACATAtaattggaaaaagaaaaaggtctaaataaaataaaatcaaaagtgAGTGGTTGGTAGAAAAAGCTACGCAggagtttgtgtttgtgtggAATAATAGAGCTCGGCCCATAAGTTAATCATGAAACGAGAGGACTCTCATTcttctcttagttttttttatcatatacttcaataaaataaatattttaaaaaattatataaacgGTTAGTAACATAAAACGATTataatggaaaaataaatgataaatgtTAGAAATATAGTAATCAATGTATTTTTGATCGTGTGGCAAAATGTTAACAATCACATTCATAGGCCATAGcatttgatatttgatttaataaaattggGTGAGTTGAATAAGCAAACGCCAATATGTAAAACTTGCTTGTGGTAGAGTTATTATTACAGCCGATTCACTATTCTAAAAAGTTCATAAGATTTGTCAATTAGCCTTCGTGATTACTTAGAATTTACTTTCCTTGTTTTTCGTCTTCATTGCTATTATTAGATTGAACAATTCTCAAATTACTATATAATCGTTTCGTCAGTTAATAGTAAATTAGTAACAACTCTCAAACCAACCTTAAGAATCATTATCTTATTTTATCGAGGGAATATTACACAAAATGTCCTTTTTGCAATACCATTTTTCGTTTTTGCTCTTTTCTCAACATTCTTTCAATTTTGCCTTTTTCCATTTATGAAAACGAAAcatttggagtttttttttttgtgaaacatATACTTCATAACGAAAATTATACCCTACAAAAAACTTGAATCTTATAAACTCAAGTATAATGTGTTAAATCGTCTTTTAGGATAGAAAAACCTCTAATTTTATCAGTTGCAACCTAAATCGCCAATATGCTGGCAAAAAACTATGTCTCTTTGTATTAAACCCAAATTATTAATCGTAGTACTttgtttcaccaaaaaaaacgatattagaaaaggacaaaaacaacaacaaaaattagaaaaaggaattttttttacaaatatcCCATAAATAAAGGTCATACGTTGTAATTAACTCTATCTACTATCGAATAACTCTCATTTCTAAATATTTCATTCATCATGTTTTGCATTGCCATTCCTGACCATTATAGTATTATACTTTAGAAgcttattttataaaagaacaTCAAATTTCTAATCATAAATATTCCAGTGATCAATCAATTGTTGGCACgactttattttaatatattgaaTTTCTGTCTGCATATTATGAATTTCTCATCGTGAATATTCTATGATGTATCGGTTTATCTtcaattatttcaaaagtATGATTAGTAGtcatttttaactaaaataccTCTTTAAATTAATCAATACAGAAGCTTGAACTAAGGGCATCTCTATTGGTGCTTTATATTTTGCTCCAAACTCTATATATGGTGTAAAATTACTCCAACAGTACTCTAAATATTGTtctaaaaatagatatatgaatttggtaaaaaaaaaaattatattatctatttttggagcatacttttttaatttacaaagTACTCCcttaattttaatatagtatcattttatacataaagaaaataaaataactaaattatataattacattaacatatattaaaattagacaaatgataaattaaaagtatataaacAAGATTAAATTTGTTCTTAAACACCATAATCTAGTAATTTAATAATCCGGTAGGTTTCTTCGAGATCcactaaaattattaaaatattaaacaaaggAAGTAGATGTCGATGCAGCTTGTTGATCAAGTctttttcttaagatttttgCTTGTTCAGATTGAAGATATGCACGGAGATTTGGATCTTCTATGGAATTTAAGTTTCGAtataaaactttgttttcttctttttgttctctcaaTGCTAAACTCTTACTTTGCATCTCCAAATATTGTTGTCTTTGTGCACTTGTCTTCTTTAATTGCTCCATGAGTTGTTTATTCCCTTCTTCGAAAGTCTTGATAACATCCaatatttgatcattttttcttttcaattttgactttttcacTCTAATTGGTCG
This sequence is a window from Arabidopsis thaliana chromosome 1 sequence. Protein-coding genes within it:
- a CDS encoding no-apical-meristem-associated carboxy-terminal domain protein, yielding MHASNYVKIDVLVFNQAKEMLMQDKHFKSGWKFDHVWNIIRNFEKFKDGATQAKKVLNLCGLENPTLDSVSQASSGSFSFSLNLDDEDDIIGRSPYQRPIRVKKSKLKRKNDQILDVIKTFEEGNKQLMEQLKKTSAQRQQYLEMQSKSLALREQKEENKVLYRNLNSIEDPNLRAYLQSEQAKILRKRLDQQAASTSTSFV
- the MYB20 gene encoding myb domain protein 20 (myb domain protein 20 (MYB20); CONTAINS InterPro DOMAIN/s: SANT, DNA-binding (InterPro:IPR001005), Homeodomain-like (InterPro:IPR009057), Myb, DNA-binding (InterPro:IPR014778), HTH transcriptional regulator, Myb-type, DNA-binding (InterPro:IPR017930), Homeodomain-related (InterPro:IPR012287), Myb transcription factor (InterPro:IPR015495); BEST Arabidopsis thaliana protein match is: myb domain protein 43 (TAIR:AT5G16600.1); Has 8410 Blast hits to 7811 proteins in 453 species: Archae - 0; Bacteria - 0; Metazoa - 663; Fungi - 296; Plants - 5767; Viruses - 4; Other Eukaryotes - 1680 (source: NCBI BLink).); amino-acid sequence: MGRQPCCDKVGLKKGPWTAEEDRKLINFILTNGQCCWRAVPKLSGLLRCGKSCRLRWTNYLRPDLKRGLLSDYEEKMVIDLHSQLGNRWSKIASHLPGRTDNEIKNHWNTHIKKKLRKMGIDPLTHKPLSIVEKEDEEPLKKLQNNTVPFQETMERPLENNIKNISRLEESLGDDQFMEINLEYGVEDVPLIETESLDLICSNSTMSSSTSTSSHSSNDSSFLKDLQFPEFEWSDYGNSNNDNNNGVDNIIENNMMSLWEISDFSSLDLLLNDESSSTFGLF